A single genomic interval of Electrophorus electricus isolate fEleEle1 chromosome 2, fEleEle1.pri, whole genome shotgun sequence harbors:
- the apex1 gene encoding DNA-(apurinic or apyrimidinic site) endonuclease: MPKRAKKAEEGSADGGNNNGTETAVKKAKKAKEPEQPILYEDPPDKMTSKDGRAANMKITSWNVDGLRAWVKKNGIGWVRQEAPDVICLQETKCAERALPKEITSLPEYPHKYWAGSEDKEGYSGVSMLCKTQPLSVTYGIGKDEHDKEGRVITAEFPSFFLVTAYVPNAGRGLVRLEYRKTWDVDFRAYLCNLDQRKPLVLCGDLNVAHQEIDLKNPKGNRKNAGFTPEEREGFSQLLATGFTDTFRELYPEQTNAYTFWTYMMNARAKNVGWRLDYFLLSAALLPGLCDSKIRSTAMGSDHCPITLYLAV, translated from the exons ATGCCGAAAAGGGCCAAGAAAGCCGAAGAGGGTTCTGCAGATGGCGGTAACAACAATGGAACAG aaaCGGCAgtgaagaaagcaaagaagGCAAAGGAACCAGAGCAGCCCATTCTGTATGAAGATCCGCCGGATAAGATGACCAGCAAGGATGGCCGTGCAGCCAACATGAAGATAACATCTTGGAATGTAGATGGCCTTCGTGCCTGGGTTAAGAAGAATGGAATTGGT TGGGTGCGTCAGGAAGCTCCAGATGTGATCTGCCTTCAGGAGACAAAGTGTGCTGAAAGAGCCTTGCCAAAAGAGATCACCTCCTTACCAGAGTATCCACATAAGTACTGGGCTGGATCTGAAGACAAAGAGGGGTACAGTGGGGTGTCCATGCTATGCAAAACTCAGCCTCTCAGTGTCACCTATGGCATTG GAAAAGATGAGCATGACAAGGAGGGGCGTGTGATCACTGCTGAGTTCCCATCGTTCTTCTTGGTCACGGCCTACGTGCCCAACGCAGGGCGCGGTTTGGTGCGACTCGAATACCGCAAGACATGGGATGTGGACTTCCGTGCCTACCTCTGCAACCTGGACCAGCGCAAGCCCTTGGTGCTGTGTGGTGACCTCAACGTGGCCCATCAAGAGATCGACCTCAAGAACCCAAAGGGCAACCGCAAGAATGCTGGCTTCACCCCCGAGGAGCGTGAAGGCTTCAGCCAGCTCCTTGCCACTGGATTCACCGACACCTTCCGTGAGCTGTATCCAGAGCAGACCAATGCCTACACCTTCTGGACCTACATGATGAACGCCCGGGCCAAGAACGTGGGCTGGCGGCTGGACTACTTTTTGCTGTCAGCCGCCTTGCTCCCTGGCTTGTGCGACAGCAAGATTCGTAGCACTGCCATGGGTAGTGACCACTGCCCCATCACCCTGTACCTGGCTGTGTAG
- the si:ch211-214j24.10 gene encoding uncharacterized protein si:ch211-214j24.10, with the protein MHIKTGTWEATNTVCESDPLCDPAVLVSPPKPEPHIRNRRLSPGSSGCGGGGGCASEVDKLPPRQTPSGNPDVDVQAPIADRERRAQYRGRGPRREGASPAARGGEKLLRSALAHVQKDRWVGETLTSLRPPPAFPVKDSPAKLQPAVSYASKVKAGGASGGVAEEPPGIRVLLQNQWGLSFISDGPPTESTALVVPQDVPEGSPTATLHPVTGEVSAEEPATSESLAVSLSSQCPKEPERFAELLLTTHHLVEPVQYHTQEWSAILWKQKEDPAKVVWYRDTS; encoded by the exons ATGCACATCAAAACAG GTACCTGGGAAGCAACTAATACAGTGTGTGAGTCTGACCCACTGTGTGACCCCGCGGTACTTGTTTCACCCCCAAAACCGGAGCCACACATACGTAACCGGCGCCTCTCTCCTGGCTCCAGTggttgtggaggtggaggaggctgtGCATCTGAAGTGGACAAACTGCCCCCACGCCAGACACCCTCCGGCAACCCAGACGTCGACGTCCAGGCCCCCATCGCAGACAGGGAGCGGCGAGCCCAGTACAGGGGGCGGGGCCCTCGGCGGGAGGGAGCCAGTCCAGCGGCTCGAGGAGGGGAGAAGCTCCTCAGGTCTGCTCTGGCCCATGTACAAAAGGACAGGTGGGTGGGGGAGACCCTAACATCTCTCAGACCACCACCTGCCTTCCCCGTGAAGGACAGCCCCGCAAAGCTGCAGCCTGCAGTTAGCTACGCCTCCAAGGTGAAGGCGGGCGGGGCCTCAGGGGGTGTGGCTGAAGAGCCACCAGGCATCCGTGTACTTCTGCAGAATCAGTGGGGGCTCAGCTTCATCAGTGACGGCCCGCCGACAGAGAGCACAGCCTTGGTGGTGCCTCAGGATGTTCCAGAGGGGAGCCCAACTGCAACGCTGCACCCTGTCACCGGAGAGGTGAGCGCTGAAGAGCCAGCCACCTCAGAGTCATTGGCGGTGTCTTTGTCCAGCCAGTGCCCAAAGGAACCTGAGCGTTTTGCAGAGCTCCTGCTAACTACTCATCATTTAGTAGAGCCTGTGCAGTATCATACTCAAG AATGGAGCGCAATATTGTGGAAACAGAAAGAAG ATCCTGCAAAGGTCGTCTGGTACCGGGACACCTCGTAG
- the osgep gene encoding probable tRNA N6-adenosine threonylcarbamoyltransferase, giving the protein MTVVIGFEGSANKIGIGIVRDGEVLSNPRRTYITPPGQGFLPSETAKHHRSVILTVLQEALDEAGLKPADVDCVAYTKGPGMGAPLVIVALVARTVAQLWEKPLVGVNHCIGHIEMGRLVTGARNPTVLYVSGGNTQVIAYSERRYRIFGETIDIAVGNCLDRFARVIKISNDPSPGYNIEQMAKKGKQYVELPYTVKGMDVSFSGILSYIEEVAHKMLSSGQCSAEDLCFSLQETVFSMLVEITERAMAHCGSQEVLIVGGVGCNLRLQEMMGVMCEERGAQLFATDERFCIDNGAMIAQAGWEMFRVGQTTELADSWITQRYRTDEVDVAWRD; this is encoded by the exons ATGACTGTGGTTATTGGGTTTGAGGGCAGTGCCAATAAGATTGGAATAGGGATAGTGAGAGATGGGGAAGTCCTGTCAAACCCCAGGCGTACCTATATTACTCCACCTGGTCAAG GTTTTCTTCCCAGTGAAACAGCTAAACATCATCGTAGTGTTATTCTAACCGTCCTCCAAGAAGCACTAGATGAGGCTGGGTTGAAACCTGCTGATGTTGACTGTGTAGCATACACCAAAG GGCCAGGGATGGGTGCCCCTTTGGTTATTGTGGCCCTTGTGGCCAGGACTGTTGCCCAGCTATGGGAAAAGCCACTGGTGGGTGTGAACCACTGCATTGGGCACATTGAAATGGGCCGACTGGTCACTGGTGCCAGGAACCCTACCGTGTTGTATGTTAGTGGTGGCAACACTCAG GTGATTGCTTATTCAGAAAGACGCTACAGAATTTTTGGGGAAACGATAGACATTGCTGTGGGAAACTGCTTGGACCGCTTTGCCAGAGTCATCAag ATATCTAATGATCCTAGTCCTGGCTACAACATTGAACAGATGGCAAAGAA GGGCAAGCAGTATGTAGAGCTCCCATATACAGTCAAAGGAATGGATGTTTCTTTCTCTGGGATTTTATCGTATATAGAG GAGGTGGCACACAAAATGTTGAGCTCTGGGCAGTGTTCAGCAGAGGACCTTTGCTTTTCCCTGCAG GAGACTGTATTCTCTATGCTAGTGGAGATAACCGAACGGGCCATGGCTCACTGTGGCTCCCAAGAAGTGCTGATTGTGGGAGGAGTAGGCT GTAACCTGCGGCTACAGGAGATGATGGGTGTGATGTGTGAGGAGAGGGGCGCTCAGCTCTTTGCCACAGATGAGAG GTTCTGCATCGACAATGGAGCGATGATTGCACAAGCTGGCTGGGAAATGTTCCGAGTGGGTCAGACAACGGAGCTGGCCGACTCCTGGATCACACAGAG GTACAGGACAGATGAAGTAGACGTTGCCTGGCGAGACTGA